A genomic window from Triticum urartu cultivar G1812 chromosome 7, Tu2.1, whole genome shotgun sequence includes:
- the LOC125519829 gene encoding uncharacterized protein LOC125519829 isoform X3 yields MAALKLLERVEELNYIVLECLAERTLADRYQVMLSGGKGFDPRVKEWLSVLLPLALDREVCIITNMGAIDPPGAQKEILDLASSLGLEITVAVAYESSISGPENSVLSNESMGVAEGRSTYLGAAPIVHCLETYKPHVIITSRVADAALFLAPMVYELGWNWNDFDKLAQGTLASHLLECGCQLTGGYFMHPGDAYRDFSFEQLRDLSLPYAEVSYKGEVCVGKAKGSGGLLSYSTCAEQLLYEVGDPANYITPDLVVDFSDVQFHQISQDKVHCKGAKPSDLRRPEKLLQLFPTPNGWKGWGEISYGGQECLRRAQAAEYLVRSWMNERYPGIEEKIIAYVMGYDSVKANGGDNDSRHSSKEVIDVRLRMDGLFEQEEHADGFVEEFIALYTNGPAGGGGISTGRKNELTLQKLLIDRENIFWQANAKNSAIPGSLSTNGKKKNRYTGSFAAGIQQRLNTKLDEPAPPVSAPAPSGSEIALYRVAHSRAGDKGNDLNLSIIPHFPDDIGRLRTVITPEWVKGSLSPLLDHSSFSDDRAIEHRNNLLERVAVEIYDVLGISSLNIVVRNILDGGVNCSRRVDRHGKTLSDLILCRKVILPP; encoded by the exons ATGGCTGCTTTGAAGTTATTGGAGAGAGTCGAAGAACTTAACTACATAGTACTTGAGTGTTTGGCGGAGCGAACACTTGCAGACCGCTACCAAGTTATGCTGTCAGGAGGGAAAGGATTTGACCCCCGAG TTAAGGAGTGGCTGTCCGTGCTTCTACCCTTGGCTTTGGATAGAGAAGTTTGCATAATTACTAACATGGGCGCAA TCGATCCACCTGGAGCACAGAAAGAAATACTGGACCTTGCTTCTAGTTTGGGACTGGAGATAACAGTCGCTGTAGCTTATGAATCATCGATTTCAGGTCCAG AAAACTCAGTATTATCGAATGAATCAATGGGAGTGGCAGAG GGAAGAAGCACATATCTTGGTGCAGCCCCCATTGTACATTGCCTGGAAACTTACAAACCACATGTCATCATTACTTCTCGGGTTGCTGATGCTGCACTATTCTTAGCACCTATG GTCTACGAATTGGGTTGGAATTGGAATGACTTTGATAAGTTGGCACAAGGGACATTGGCTAGCCATCTTCTGGAATGTGGTTGTCAACTCACTGGAGGATATTTCATGCATCCTG GAGATGCATATCGAGATTTTTCTTTTGAGCAGCTTCGGGATTTGTCTCTTCCATATGCTGAAGTGAGTTACAAAGGAGAAGTTTGTGTTGGCAAGGCAAAGGGTAGCGGAGGTCTTCTGAGCTATAGCACTTGTGCAGAACAGCTTCTGTATGAAGTTGGAGACCCTGCAAACTACATCACTCCTGATCTG GTTGTAGATTTCAGTGACGTGCAGTTCCATCAAATATCACAAGACAAGGTTCACTGTAAAGGAGCAAAACCATCTGATCTTCGTCGGCCCGAGAAACTCCTCCAATTGTTTCCTACT CCAAATGGATGGAAAGGCTGGGGAGAGATATCATACGGGGGACAAGAGTGTTTAAGGCGCGCTCAGGCAGCAGAATACCTA GTTAGGTCATGGATGAACGAAAGATATCCCGGCATCGAAGAGAAAATTATCGCATATGTTATGGGATATGATAGCGTGAAAGCTAATGGAGGTGACAATGACAGTCGTCACTCTTCCAAGGAAGTGATAGATGTTAGACTTCGGATGGATGGGCTATTTGAGCAGGAGGAGCATGCTGATGGATTCGTTGAGGAGTTCATTGCACTTTATACAAATGGTCCAGCCGGAGGTGGTGGCATCAG CACTGGACGAAAGAACGAATTAACTCTGCAGAAGTTGCTG ATTGATAGGGAAAACATCTTCTGGCAAGCCAATGCGAAGAACTCAGCCATTCCTGGTTCACTGTCTACAAATGGCAAGAAGAAGAATAGGTACACGGGAAGTTTTGCGGCGGGCATTCAACAACGCTTGAATACAAAGCTGGACGAACCAGCACCTCCTGTATCTGCTCCAGCTCCATCCGGGTCGGAGATCGCCCTGTACCGTGTGGCCCACAGCAGAGCCGGCGACAAGGGGAACGATCTGAATCTGTCCATCATCCCTCATTTCCCAGATGACATTGGTCGGCTCAGGACAGTGATCACTCCTGAGTGGGTGAAGGGCTCTCTTTCGCCCCTGCTTGATCATTCGTCATTTTCAGATGACCGAGCGATCGAGCATCGAAACAATCTGCTTGAGCGCGTCGCAGTTGAGATTTACGATGTCCTGGGCATCAGCTCATTGAACATCGTGGTGAGGAATATCCTCGACGGCGGCGTGAACTGCTCCAGAAGGGTGGACCGGCACGGCAAGACTCTGTCGGATCTCATCCTGTGCCGGAAAGTCATCCTGCCTCCGTAG
- the LOC125519829 gene encoding uncharacterized protein LOC125519829 isoform X2, with amino-acid sequence MEAVALEEIQNCVVKLRSNPQRRKNQVYVGCGAGFGGDRPMAALKLLERVEELNYIVLECLAERTLADRYQVMLSGGKGFDPRVKEWLSVLLPLALDREVCIITNMGAIDPPGAQKEILDLASSLGLEITVAVAYESSISENSVLSNESMGVAEGRSTYLGAAPIVHCLETYKPHVIITSRVADAALFLAPMVYELGWNWNDFDKLAQGTLASHLLECGCQLTGGYFMHPGDAYRDFSFEQLRDLSLPYAEVSYKGEVCVGKAKGSGGLLSYSTCAEQLLYEVGDPANYITPDLVVDFSDVQFHQISQDKVHCKGAKPSDLRRPEKLLQLFPTPNGWKGWGEISYGGQECLRRAQAAEYLVRSWMNERYPGIEEKIIAYVMGYDSVKANGGDNDSRHSSKEVIDVRLRMDGLFEQEEHADGFVEEFIALYTNGPAGGGGISTGRKNELTLQKLLIDRENIFWQANAKNSAIPGSLSTNGKKKNRYTGSFAAGIQQRLNTKLDEPAPPVSAPAPSGSEIALYRVAHSRAGDKGNDLNLSIIPHFPDDIGRLRTVITPEWVKGSLSPLLDHSSFSDDRAIEHRNNLLERVAVEIYDVLGISSLNIVVRNILDGGVNCSRRVDRHGKTLSDLILCRKVILPP; translated from the exons AT GGAGGCAGTAGCACTGGAAGAAATTCAGAACTGTGTGGTGAAGCTG AGGAGCAATCCTCAACGGCGCAAGAATCAAGTATATGTTGGCTGTGGGGCTGGATTTGGGGGTGACCGGCCGATGGCTGCTTTGAAGTTATTGGAGAGAGTCGAAGAACTTAACTACATAGTACTTGAGTGTTTGGCGGAGCGAACACTTGCAGACCGCTACCAAGTTATGCTGTCAGGAGGGAAAGGATTTGACCCCCGAG TTAAGGAGTGGCTGTCCGTGCTTCTACCCTTGGCTTTGGATAGAGAAGTTTGCATAATTACTAACATGGGCGCAA TCGATCCACCTGGAGCACAGAAAGAAATACTGGACCTTGCTTCTAGTTTGGGACTGGAGATAACAGTCGCTGTAGCTTATGAATCATCGATTTCAG AAAACTCAGTATTATCGAATGAATCAATGGGAGTGGCAGAG GGAAGAAGCACATATCTTGGTGCAGCCCCCATTGTACATTGCCTGGAAACTTACAAACCACATGTCATCATTACTTCTCGGGTTGCTGATGCTGCACTATTCTTAGCACCTATG GTCTACGAATTGGGTTGGAATTGGAATGACTTTGATAAGTTGGCACAAGGGACATTGGCTAGCCATCTTCTGGAATGTGGTTGTCAACTCACTGGAGGATATTTCATGCATCCTG GAGATGCATATCGAGATTTTTCTTTTGAGCAGCTTCGGGATTTGTCTCTTCCATATGCTGAAGTGAGTTACAAAGGAGAAGTTTGTGTTGGCAAGGCAAAGGGTAGCGGAGGTCTTCTGAGCTATAGCACTTGTGCAGAACAGCTTCTGTATGAAGTTGGAGACCCTGCAAACTACATCACTCCTGATCTG GTTGTAGATTTCAGTGACGTGCAGTTCCATCAAATATCACAAGACAAGGTTCACTGTAAAGGAGCAAAACCATCTGATCTTCGTCGGCCCGAGAAACTCCTCCAATTGTTTCCTACT CCAAATGGATGGAAAGGCTGGGGAGAGATATCATACGGGGGACAAGAGTGTTTAAGGCGCGCTCAGGCAGCAGAATACCTA GTTAGGTCATGGATGAACGAAAGATATCCCGGCATCGAAGAGAAAATTATCGCATATGTTATGGGATATGATAGCGTGAAAGCTAATGGAGGTGACAATGACAGTCGTCACTCTTCCAAGGAAGTGATAGATGTTAGACTTCGGATGGATGGGCTATTTGAGCAGGAGGAGCATGCTGATGGATTCGTTGAGGAGTTCATTGCACTTTATACAAATGGTCCAGCCGGAGGTGGTGGCATCAG CACTGGACGAAAGAACGAATTAACTCTGCAGAAGTTGCTG ATTGATAGGGAAAACATCTTCTGGCAAGCCAATGCGAAGAACTCAGCCATTCCTGGTTCACTGTCTACAAATGGCAAGAAGAAGAATAGGTACACGGGAAGTTTTGCGGCGGGCATTCAACAACGCTTGAATACAAAGCTGGACGAACCAGCACCTCCTGTATCTGCTCCAGCTCCATCCGGGTCGGAGATCGCCCTGTACCGTGTGGCCCACAGCAGAGCCGGCGACAAGGGGAACGATCTGAATCTGTCCATCATCCCTCATTTCCCAGATGACATTGGTCGGCTCAGGACAGTGATCACTCCTGAGTGGGTGAAGGGCTCTCTTTCGCCCCTGCTTGATCATTCGTCATTTTCAGATGACCGAGCGATCGAGCATCGAAACAATCTGCTTGAGCGCGTCGCAGTTGAGATTTACGATGTCCTGGGCATCAGCTCATTGAACATCGTGGTGAGGAATATCCTCGACGGCGGCGTGAACTGCTCCAGAAGGGTGGACCGGCACGGCAAGACTCTGTCGGATCTCATCCTGTGCCGGAAAGTCATCCTGCCTCCGTAG
- the LOC125519831 gene encoding uncharacterized protein LOC125519831, translating to MYAVNNHLASLAAYLVVLSGVFFRLLCLSISGVRGRTEKRITGKAQRQPRTHQRSLSRARSDMLLTVTAACCSSPPRLHPVRSRTNGGGGAGAPPRRAGAAKFRALAAPLLRRSSSSAFICPCSSAPPPTPGDKDCDRELFDEYPFLSSDTPWEPEDVWRTFAAYLLVLHIPLSFGGLGVVAKVLHSSSLDPLTTVVSTAMLQLGELTLGLALLQYTAKPGRQVGTFFAGKFSSRPSWVKETVLWLGLLMSIVFLTSLIADRLIGPEDAYDPILKEILSDGGTSRLVCWFLYCVIAPLSEEIIYRGFLLTALSSSMKWRNAVVVSSVMFSVAHLSGGNFFQLFVVGCITGLAYCRTGTLAASFTIHSLYNAVILFTTMMS from the exons ATGTATGCTGTTAATAATCATTTGGCATCATTGGCCGCTTATTTGGTGGTGTTATCTGGTGTGTTTTTTAGGCTCCTGTGTCTGTCAATCTCGGGCGTCCGCGGTCGCACGGAAAAACGAATAACTGGGAAGGCTCAGCGACAGCCTCGCACGCACCAGCGGTCTCTCTCGCGCGCGCGTTCGGATATGCTGCTGACAGTAACAGCGGCTTGTTGCTCGTCGCCTCCTCGTCTCCACCCCGTGAGAAGTAGAACCAACGGCGGAGGCGGAGCTGGAGCTCCACCCCGTCGTGCTGGCGCCGCGAAATTCAGAGCTCTCGCCGCGCCCCTGCTGcggcgctcgtcctcctctgctTTCATCTGCCCTTGCTCTTCTGCACCTCCTCCTACTCCTGGCGACAAGGACTGCGACCGCGAGCTGTTCGAT GAATACCCATTTCTTTCTTCAGATACTCCATGGGAGCCCGAGGATGTATGGAGGACATTTGCAGCATACCTCCTTGTCTTGCACATTCCCTTGAGCTTTGGAGGACTCGGTGTGGTAgccaaagtgctacattcttccTCACTAGACCCACTGACAACA GTCGTTTCCACAGCCATGCTTCAACTAGGAGAGCTCACTCTGGGTTTAGCACTGTTGCAGTACACTGCAAAGCCTGGCCGTCAAGTTGGTACCTTCTTTGCTGGGAAGTTCTCGTCCAGGCCCAGCTGGGTAAAAGAAACTGTATTATGGTTGGGACTTCTGATGTCTATTGTTTTTCTCACATCTCTGATAGCTGACAGACTGATAGGTCCCGAG GATGCATACGATCCTATATTAAAGGAAATCCTCTCCGATGGTGGAACCTCTAGGCTAGTCTGTTGGTTTCTGTACTGTGTGATTGCTCCATTGTCAGAAGAAATCATTTACCGCGGGTTTCTTCTAACAGCCCTATCTTCCTCGATGAAATGGAGGAACGCTGTCGTCGTAAGTTCAGTTATGTTCAGTGTAGCACACCTCTCGGGGGGAAATTTCTTTCAGTTGTTTGTCGTCGGATGCATCACAGGGTTAGCTTATTGCCGGACTGGAACTTTGGCTGCTTCATTTACCATCCACAGCTTGTACAATGCGGTGATATTGTTTACTACGATGATGTCTTGA
- the LOC125519829 gene encoding uncharacterized protein LOC125519829 isoform X1 — MEAVALEEIQNCVVKLRSNPQRRKNQVYVGCGAGFGGDRPMAALKLLERVEELNYIVLECLAERTLADRYQVMLSGGKGFDPRVKEWLSVLLPLALDREVCIITNMGAIDPPGAQKEILDLASSLGLEITVAVAYESSISGPENSVLSNESMGVAEGRSTYLGAAPIVHCLETYKPHVIITSRVADAALFLAPMVYELGWNWNDFDKLAQGTLASHLLECGCQLTGGYFMHPGDAYRDFSFEQLRDLSLPYAEVSYKGEVCVGKAKGSGGLLSYSTCAEQLLYEVGDPANYITPDLVVDFSDVQFHQISQDKVHCKGAKPSDLRRPEKLLQLFPTPNGWKGWGEISYGGQECLRRAQAAEYLVRSWMNERYPGIEEKIIAYVMGYDSVKANGGDNDSRHSSKEVIDVRLRMDGLFEQEEHADGFVEEFIALYTNGPAGGGGISTGRKNELTLQKLLIDRENIFWQANAKNSAIPGSLSTNGKKKNRYTGSFAAGIQQRLNTKLDEPAPPVSAPAPSGSEIALYRVAHSRAGDKGNDLNLSIIPHFPDDIGRLRTVITPEWVKGSLSPLLDHSSFSDDRAIEHRNNLLERVAVEIYDVLGISSLNIVVRNILDGGVNCSRRVDRHGKTLSDLILCRKVILPP, encoded by the exons AT GGAGGCAGTAGCACTGGAAGAAATTCAGAACTGTGTGGTGAAGCTG AGGAGCAATCCTCAACGGCGCAAGAATCAAGTATATGTTGGCTGTGGGGCTGGATTTGGGGGTGACCGGCCGATGGCTGCTTTGAAGTTATTGGAGAGAGTCGAAGAACTTAACTACATAGTACTTGAGTGTTTGGCGGAGCGAACACTTGCAGACCGCTACCAAGTTATGCTGTCAGGAGGGAAAGGATTTGACCCCCGAG TTAAGGAGTGGCTGTCCGTGCTTCTACCCTTGGCTTTGGATAGAGAAGTTTGCATAATTACTAACATGGGCGCAA TCGATCCACCTGGAGCACAGAAAGAAATACTGGACCTTGCTTCTAGTTTGGGACTGGAGATAACAGTCGCTGTAGCTTATGAATCATCGATTTCAGGTCCAG AAAACTCAGTATTATCGAATGAATCAATGGGAGTGGCAGAG GGAAGAAGCACATATCTTGGTGCAGCCCCCATTGTACATTGCCTGGAAACTTACAAACCACATGTCATCATTACTTCTCGGGTTGCTGATGCTGCACTATTCTTAGCACCTATG GTCTACGAATTGGGTTGGAATTGGAATGACTTTGATAAGTTGGCACAAGGGACATTGGCTAGCCATCTTCTGGAATGTGGTTGTCAACTCACTGGAGGATATTTCATGCATCCTG GAGATGCATATCGAGATTTTTCTTTTGAGCAGCTTCGGGATTTGTCTCTTCCATATGCTGAAGTGAGTTACAAAGGAGAAGTTTGTGTTGGCAAGGCAAAGGGTAGCGGAGGTCTTCTGAGCTATAGCACTTGTGCAGAACAGCTTCTGTATGAAGTTGGAGACCCTGCAAACTACATCACTCCTGATCTG GTTGTAGATTTCAGTGACGTGCAGTTCCATCAAATATCACAAGACAAGGTTCACTGTAAAGGAGCAAAACCATCTGATCTTCGTCGGCCCGAGAAACTCCTCCAATTGTTTCCTACT CCAAATGGATGGAAAGGCTGGGGAGAGATATCATACGGGGGACAAGAGTGTTTAAGGCGCGCTCAGGCAGCAGAATACCTA GTTAGGTCATGGATGAACGAAAGATATCCCGGCATCGAAGAGAAAATTATCGCATATGTTATGGGATATGATAGCGTGAAAGCTAATGGAGGTGACAATGACAGTCGTCACTCTTCCAAGGAAGTGATAGATGTTAGACTTCGGATGGATGGGCTATTTGAGCAGGAGGAGCATGCTGATGGATTCGTTGAGGAGTTCATTGCACTTTATACAAATGGTCCAGCCGGAGGTGGTGGCATCAG CACTGGACGAAAGAACGAATTAACTCTGCAGAAGTTGCTG ATTGATAGGGAAAACATCTTCTGGCAAGCCAATGCGAAGAACTCAGCCATTCCTGGTTCACTGTCTACAAATGGCAAGAAGAAGAATAGGTACACGGGAAGTTTTGCGGCGGGCATTCAACAACGCTTGAATACAAAGCTGGACGAACCAGCACCTCCTGTATCTGCTCCAGCTCCATCCGGGTCGGAGATCGCCCTGTACCGTGTGGCCCACAGCAGAGCCGGCGACAAGGGGAACGATCTGAATCTGTCCATCATCCCTCATTTCCCAGATGACATTGGTCGGCTCAGGACAGTGATCACTCCTGAGTGGGTGAAGGGCTCTCTTTCGCCCCTGCTTGATCATTCGTCATTTTCAGATGACCGAGCGATCGAGCATCGAAACAATCTGCTTGAGCGCGTCGCAGTTGAGATTTACGATGTCCTGGGCATCAGCTCATTGAACATCGTGGTGAGGAATATCCTCGACGGCGGCGTGAACTGCTCCAGAAGGGTGGACCGGCACGGCAAGACTCTGTCGGATCTCATCCTGTGCCGGAAAGTCATCCTGCCTCCGTAG